ACATTACTCTATTTCTATTTTCGATTATTAAATTGTCAAAGTACTGAGGAAACTCTTTAAATTTTAGAGTCTGAAAGACGAATAAAATTTTACTAGAGTTTCGCTCACCCTGTTAAATAATTTCGCCTCTGGCGAAATTCCCGCTCTGCGGGATTTAATAGGGTTCTTTATTTTATTTTTAAATTTTCTACGATTTTCAATCTTTAAAATTTTCACAAGATAAAACAAAAAACCGCTTCAAGCGGTTTTTAAACTGCCCAAAAAGGACAGCAAAATCAGCCGCTTAATTGTAGATTGTTTGAAAAAACAATAATGTTTTGTTTTATAATTTTTAACATTTTAAAAATTGTTGTAATAGGTACTATACAAAAAATGGCAAAATAAGTCAATGTGGATATTACACAATACTGTGGATAAGTTGTTATAAAATATTTTTAATCAATTTTTCTGTTTTTCTTCCTTAAAATATCCCTCTAAACAACATTTTACCATTTCTTTCTTGGCATGTAATTCTACTTTTACCCATGGCTCATCTTTAAAAAATTCTGTAATTTTCTCAGCTTTCTAAAAAATCAGCCCATTTATTAACATTTATTAAATTGGAGCTTCCTTATGCCAATTGCCATTAGTAATTTCAAATGATTATCACTTTCTTTTTCTAGATTTTCTTTAGCTCTTTTATAAGTTTCTGTTCTCAAAAAATTTTCTACTTCTTTTTCGGTTTTAAATTCTTCTATAACTTTATCATCATCCCATTTCTCTTTAATAATAAATTTTTGTTTAAACAATAATCTTTTTCTTTCAACACAATATCCTGTATTGCCCACCATTCTTACATATTTAAGACCATCAGGCCCTATTACTTCCAAGTCTGGTAGCTGTATGAATTCCTTATCATCTTTCATTGCTTTGAAGATAGGAAATTGTATTTCATATCTTAATTCTTGCAAAGCTTTTTCAATAAATTCTTCCCTAAAAAGATCTAACTTTTTTTGGGTGTTCTCAGATTCTTTTATTTCTTCTTCCGTATTTTTATCAAAATTTATCTTTTCAGCCTCATTATATATTTTTTTCTCAACTTCAGGATGATTTGAAATTATTTTTATTTCTTGATCAATTTCAGTTTGACGCTTTTCTAAATTATCAACTAAAATTTTAAGCTCATTCAATTCCTTGATATCATTAGGATCTTTTAAATCTCCCTGTTTCTGTAAAGAATCAAAATAACCCAAACTTTCCTGAGCAGTTTTGAGTAATCCATCATTTTTTTGAGCTTCTGTAATCAGAGATTCTCGATCAATAATTTTTAATTCAATATTTTTTTCTTGCTCTCCTTTTTTTGTTTCAAGTCTTGTCTTTAATTTTGTCGCTAAATCTTCAGGATTATTAATCCCTATATCTTTTGATGACGGTCCACCTTCTCTATTCATATATTTACCTCATTAAGATTGTTTTTAAACAATCTTTAATTTATTATATATCTACTATTATTTAAGCACATTTTTTAGTTTTTGTCAATCCCTCACCCTTCGGTGATAATGCTCGTCCCGCATTTTCCTAATTAATTTTTTTAAAATATAAGTAAACTCTCTTAAATCAATGGTAAATTAAATAAATTAGTAAAATACTGGCTCGCATCTGGAAAATGACATCACCGAAGGGTGAGGGATTTCTTCCCTAAACACGCTTTAATAAAGGCCTTAAACAAAGGATGTGGCTCCAAAAATCTTGATTTATATTCCGGATGAAATTGCGTGCCGACAAAAAACGGATGATTGTTTAATTCAATCGCCTCCACCAATTTATCGTCCGGCGAAGTGCCGCCGATTATTAAACCGTTTTTAACCATCATCTCCCGATATTTATTGTTAAATTCATAGCGGTGGCGATGTCTTTCAAAGATTTTTTCTTGTTGATAAATGTTATAAATTTTTGTTCCTTTTTTTAAAGCGCACGGCCAAGCTCCCAATCTGATTGTTCCGCCGTATTGTTTTTTGGCCAAATATTCTTTTTGATTCGGCATAATATGAATCACCGGATACGGAGTTTTTGGGTCCGCTTCTTCGGAATTCGCTTTTTTTAATTTGCAAATATGACGGGCAAATTCAATCACGGCCATTTGCATTCCATAACACAAACCGAAATACGGTTTTTTCTTTTCCCGGCAATATTGAATCGCCTTAATCATTTCTTCCGAACCGCGCGAACCCCAACCTTGAGGCACAATCACGCCGTCCAATTTTTCCAAAATTTTTATTCCTTGGCTGGCGATTTCGTCCGTGCTGATCCAAACAAAATTCGGTCTACAATTATTGATCCAGCATCCGTGTTTAACCGCTTCAATCACTGAGATATAAGAATCGCTTAAAATAAATTGTCCGGTTCTAAAATATTTTCCCACCAATCCAATATTAACCGTTTTTTTGGCGTTTTTCATTATTCTGGCCGCCTTGGTCCATAATTTCAAATCGCCCTTGCGCGTTTTTAAATTAAATTTTTCCAAAATTTTCGTGCCCAGTTTGTCTTTTTCAAAATTCATCGGAATATCATAAATAGAAGTGACATCCGGCGCGGAAATAACGTCGTTTTCATTAAGATTGCAAAAAATTGAAATTTTTCTTTTTCTTACTTTATCCAATGGCATTGATGCTCGAGCTAAAATAAAATCCGGCTGAATACCGGCCGAATTGAGAGTTTTTACCGCCTGCTGAGTCGGTTTTGTTTTCATCTCACCGATTTTTGACGGAACCGGCAAGAAAGAAAGCATTATAAAAATGACATCTTGAGGTGATTTCAAATGCATCATTCTGGCTGCTTCCAAAAAAAGCATATTCTGATATTCGCCGACCGTGCCGCCGATTTCAATAATCATGATTTCCGATTTGGTCGCTCTGACCGCTTTCTTAATCCGGTCAATCACTTCATTCGGAATGTCCGGCACCACTTCAACGCACCGGCCGCCATATTCCAAATTTCTTTCTCTGTTGATCACGGATTGATAAACACTGCCCGTGGTCATGTAATTCGTTTTGTAAATATTTTGATTTAAAAATCTTTCGTAATTGCCGAGATCTTGGTCTGTCTCAAGCCCATCTTCGGTCACAAATGCCTCGCCGTGTTCCATCGGATTCATCGTACCGGCATCAACATTAATGTAAGGATCAATTTTAATCGCCGAAACGCGATAACCCTTGCTTTGCAAAATTTTGGCGATTGAAGCAACGGCAATCCCCTTACCGACCCCTGACATTACCCCGCCCATCACGAAAATGTATTTTGTTTTCATATATTTATTTTATTTCTTTTTCAGTTAATATTTTAATTTTATGTTTTTTCAGAAGAGCGGCAAAAACGCCGTCGCCTTTGATTAATTTTCCGGAAAAAGTGCCGTCATAAACCATTCCCGAACCGCAAGACGGAGATTTTGATTTTAATATCGCTTGTTTGCAATTTACCATTTGAGCGATTCTTAATCCAATCTCAGCTCCTCTCTCAAATTCTATGGTTACGTCTTTTTTATTTTTTGTAAAAACTTTATCACCCTTTTGTTCAGCAGGCAATCTGGGCGTTGTTAACCCGCCAAACTGTCCAGGGCAAACCGGGATTGCCTTGCCGCGTTTCACTAAATCAATAACCCTGCGACAAGGTTTCGCACTGCCGTCCCATCTGCATTTTATTCCCACTAAACAAGCGCTGACTATTTTCATATATTTAAATAATTTTAAATGTTTTACGAATATTTTCAAATGTAATTTTTTTGATTTGTTTTTTACTCAGTCCGATGCTTGGTAAAAATTTTTCCGTGAAATTTTTATAAAGATACAAAGAAGGATAACCCGGACAATATGGCGAAAATAATTTTTCACCAATGATATGCGGCGCGTGATCGGTTTCTATCCAGTCTATTTTACCGTCTTTCAAATATTTTCTTAATTTTTTAACGTCTTTTTTGTCTCTGAGCGGCGGATTTGTGGTATAAAGCAAACCATCGGGTTGTTTTAACATCTCATTGCTCCACAAAATATGATGCGGCGTCACACCGCAAGTAATTTTTATTTCTTTTCTCGCTCGATCAATTAATTCCACGGATTCCGGACATGAAACATGGCAAATATACAAAGTTCCTTTAAAATTTGTTTGTTTGGCGAATTTTATTTGATCTTTAACAGATTCTATTTCAGCCTTCTTTGGCCTGGCAAAACAATGCGTGATCGGTTTTAAAGGATTCCAAAGTTTTGGTTTTAAAAAACTTTCTTTTTCGCAATGAACAGCCAACACGCCTTTGTATTCAAATTCAGAAAGAGTTTTATATATTTTTATTTGATCTTTAACGCTGATAATCGCCAGATTTCCTGCTGATTTTCCGGCATATAATTTAAAACCGATAACTTCGCGATATTTATCATAACACTTTATCGCCTCTTTCAATTGTTTTCTATTCGCGGTCAAACCGATATATAAATAGTAGTCGTTTTTTCTGTTTTTAGGAACGAGTTTTAGTCTCGCCTTAACATCTTTTTCAAATAAAATCGGCGGAGTGGTATTAGGCATGTCAAAAATTTTATTCACGCCCTGTTCATCGGCAATTTTAAAAACATGCTCTATGGTTTCTTTATATGCTTGTTTGCCATCGCGGCAATGCACATGCGGATCTATGATCATAAAAAAATTTATATCTTCGCTAAATTCAATTTTTGGCGGCGATAGTAAAATAATTTTACTATTTCACTTGATATAAAATAAGCAATCACCAGGCCGAAAACAATTAAGACATAATTAATCGGCGGCGCGGCAAAATGGAAAAATTTCTGGCCCAAACCGGTAAAAGGCAAAATGACGATAAAAATAGCATCCAAGACAACAAGAAGCGTTAAAGTTAAACTTGGTCTTTTTGTTTTTAAGAAAAAATGCCTGGTTCTGACAATAAAAAGGAGGGCCAATTCAGTAAGAATACTTTCAATAAACCAAAGAGTTTGCATAAATGCCGGCTTGATGCCATGAAAAATTCCAAAAAATATAAAATCAAAAGCCGTGCTGACTAAAGCTAGAATTATTATCAAACCGATAAAATTGCTAAGCCGGGAAGTTTTTGGTTTTTTAAGTTCTTCGGTATCAACCGTGTCGGAAGCAATGGCAATCAAAGGAAAATCCGATAAAAGATTGCCAAGCAATATTTGAATCGGCAGCATTGGCAAAAAAGTGATAAACAAAGAAATTACGGCGATTGAATAAAAATTGCCGAAATTGCTCGCCATGGCGCATTTTATGTATTTATTGATATTTGAAAAAATCTTTCGCCCGTTTTTAATGCCGTCAATAAGCACTCTTAAATCTTTTTCGAGCAAAATTACGTCAGCCGCTCCCCTCGGAACATCAGCTGCTTCTTGAACAACGATTCCGACATCAGCGATTTTTAAAGCCGGCGTATCATTCAACCCCTCGCCCAAAAATCCGACTTCAAATTTTTTCTGGAGAGATTTGATGATTTTTAATTTTGTCTCAGGAGAAATTCTGGCAAAAATGAAAAATTTCAAACAAGCTTCGTCAAATTCTTTTTCCGGCAAAGAATCCAAAACTTTTCCTGAAATAACTTCACTTACGTCTCTAACCAACCCAACTTTGTGAGCAATATGCCCGGCCACTTCTTTGCTGTCCCCTGTGATCATTTTTATTTGAATGCCTAGTTTTTTCGCCGTCTGAATCGCTTCTTTCGCCGTTTCTTTCAATGGGTCAACAAAACAAAAATATCCCAAAAAAGTCATATTTTCTTCGCTTTTTTCCGAATATTCTCCTTTTAATTCTTTATAAGCAATGGCCAAAATTCTTTTTCCTTCGCGTCCATGATTTTCAATTTCTTTTTGCACTTCGCTTTTTTCTTTTCCGTATTCAAATTCCGAAGATAAATCCAAAATAATTTCCGGCGCGCCTCTGACAATAAGAAAACATTTTCCTTCTTTATCTTTTACTACCATGGTGTTTCTTAAACGCTCTGATTCAAAAGGAATAAATGAAACTTTCTTGAAATTTTTTAAATTTAAACGAACACTTGGAGAAGATTTTTCGTAAAGAGAAAAATCAAATGCGTTCAAGCTGTTTTGAGCGCCGTCTTCAATGTAATGAGAAGCGAGAAGACCGTAAAGAAAAAGTTTTTCTTTATCTTGGGCAAAAATTTCTTCAAGTTCAAGTTTGTTTTTAGTCAAAGTGCCGGTTTTATCAGTGCATAAAATTTCAATATTTCCCAAATCTTCAACCGCGGAAAGTCTTTTGACAACCACTTTTTCCCTGGCCAATCTTAATGCTCCACTGGAAAAAGAAAAAGTAATAATTAACGGCAATGCCTCCGGAATAATACTCACTATCAAAGCAATGGAAAAAATCAAGAAATCAAAAATATTCTTCGTTCCCTTGATCATCAAATTCGCCAAAAAAATCAAAAGAACAGCCGTTATAACCGTTCTCAATATGATTTTATAAAATTTTAAAATATCTTTTTCAAAAACGCTTTCCCTAGTTATGCCTGAAACCAATTTCGTAATTTCACCGAAAGCTGTTTGTTTGCCCGTGCCCACCACTATCCCTTCGGCTTCGCCGGAAGAGACTGAAGTTCCGGCAAAAATAATATTTTTCGCTTCAAAAACTTCTTTGGTTTCCGCGGAAAGAGGATTTAAAATTTTACCGAGATGAATTGATTCGCCGCTTAAAACCGATTCATCAACCAAAAAATCATCTGTTTCCAAAACTCTTAAATCAGCTGGAACAATACTGCCTGTTTCAAGAAGAACTATATCGCCCGGAACCAAATATTTTTTATCAATGACTTTTTCCATTCCGTCTCGACGAACTCTCACCTTGGACGGAATAAACTTTTGCAAAAGCGAAATGGCTTTTTGGGCTTTCGCTTCTTGAAAAAATCCGAAAGAAACATTGATAAAAATAAAAGCGAAAAGAACCAAAGCGTCAACTTTTTCGCCAACCGCGAGAGCAATTAATCCGGCAATAAAAAGCAAATAAAAAAATGGCGATTTGAATTGCCTTAAAAAAATATCAAGCAAACCGTTTTCTTTGGCTTTTAATTCGTTAAAACCGTAAGTTTTCAAGCGGCTTTCCGCTTCTTGATCAGAGATTCCGTTTTGGCCGGTTTTCAGCGCTTCAAAAGTTTCTTGAATATTTTTAATTGTATATTGAGGAAAATTCATTTTTTCACTTTAATAAAAGAAGAGACAAAACCAATAAGCCCAAAACTATTCTATAATAGCCGAATGGCGTAAAATTTTTTCGCTGAATATATTTTATCAAAAAAGCTATTACTGCCCAAGCCACCAAAAAAGAAACAACAAATCCGGTTGAAAGAATAAGAATATCCATTTTGCTCATTGCCATTCCGTATTTTAACAAACTATAACCTGAGGCGGCAACCATGGTCGGGATGGCCAGAAAGAAAGAAAATTGCACGGCCAATAAGCGCGAAGCGCCCAGAAGCATGGCGCCGATAATAGTCGCAGCCGAACGCGATATGCCGGGGATCATGGCTAAACATTGAATCAAGCCAATCAAGAGCGCGATTTTATAACTCATTTTTGCCACTGAAAATATTTTACTTTCTTTTTTTCTTTTTTCAATGATAATCAGCAAAACGCCGCCGATTATCAAAGCCAGAGAAACAGTCAGTAACCCGAATAATTTTTTTTCAATAAAATCGCCCAAAAGCGCGCCTAAAATTATAGCCGGCACAACTCCGACAATTGTTTTTTTCCATAAATCAATAACTTCCGCTTGCTTTTCTTTGTTATGACTGAATGGCCATAATTGCTTTCTAAAATAAAAAATAACGGCGAAAATCGCGCCGAGCTGAATAACCACATCAAACATTTTTGTAAAATCTTGGCTGAAATAAATCCAGCGATTAACAATAATCAGATGGCCGGTTGAAGAAATAGGCAAAAATTCCGTTATGCCTTCAACCACTCCCAAAATAATCGCTTTAAAAAAATCAAACATATTTTTATTTTTCTTTTAGTGAAATTAGAGCAATCTCCAATTCTCTCATATGTGCTTTTTCGAGGTCAATTCCATAGTGATTAGCAATCCTAATAATCATAAAAAATATATCGGACAACTCATTACCAATCTCATCTTTTGAAGCCTTATTATAGTTAGGATTATCCATTCTTTCGGCAAGATAATATTTCTCCAGAACCATAACATTCTTACTAAGCTCGCCAATCTGCTTCGTAAGTTCAATGATATTACCTTCTATTCCCCACTCCCGTTGTTCAACTTTTTTAAAAGCATCAATGACTTCATTGGTTTTTTGCACAACCTCTTTAAATGTTAAATCTGACATATTTAAAAATTTAATCGTTAATTTTTTCAGCTGCGTGGGTTCCGGCTGCGTAACCGGTACTCCAGCAAATTTGAAGATTATATCCGCCGGTCGGACCGTCAAGATCCAAAATTTCGCCGGCAAAAAACAAATTATCAATAATTTTAGATTTCATTGTTTTTGAATCCACTTCTTTCAAACTGACGCCGCCGCTGGTCGCGATCGCCTGATCATATCCCATTAATCCCACCACTGACACTTTCATTTCTTTTAAAAGATGAACTAAAATTTTCCTCTCTTCTTTGGTAATGGCGTTAATTTTCGTATTGGCAATAATTCCGGATAATTTGATTATCACGCCGATCATTTTTTTGGGAACAAGCTGAGGCAGATAATTTTCAAAATTTTTATTCGCGTTTTCCTGAAAATCTCTTTTTAACCGCTCGTCAAGATGCTTGAAATCAAGCGCCGGCTTGAAATCAATTTCAATCTCCACTTCTCCCTTTTTAAGAAGTTCTCCAATTTCCCTGCTCGCATCAAGAATAATCGGACCGCTTAATCCAAAATGAGTAAAAATCATTTCGCCGAAACGAGTGGCTTGTTTTTTATTATTTTGAAAAATATTAATCGCGACATTTTTTAAACTCAATCCTTGCAAATATTGAATCCAAGATTCATTGGTTCTGATAGGAACAAGCGTCGGATCTGTTTCAGTAATAGTATGTCCCATTCTTTTTGCCCATTGATAACCGTCGCCCGTTGATCCGGTGGTCGGATAAGATTTTCCGCCCGTGGCGATAATATAATTGCGCGCCTGAACAAACCCGTCTTTTAATTTTATTTTTTCAATTCGGTTATTTTCCAATTTAAAATCAAAAATTTCCGACCCGTAAATAAATTTAACTTTGTTTTCTTTGAGATATCTTTGTAAAACTTTCAACACATCTTCCGCCTGGTCAGATGTCGGAAAAACTCTTTTTCCTCTTTCCGTTTTAAGCGGCAAATTATGAGATTTGAAAAATTGCATTGTTTCTTCCGGACCAAAACAAGCCAATGATGAAAATAAAAACTTTCCGTTCGCGCCGATTTTTTTAATGAATTCTCTGTTATCCGGTTGATTCTGCGTCAGATTACATCTGCCTTTTCCGGTCATAAGCAATTTTTTCCCGAGATTGTTATTTTTTTCCAAAAGCACCACGCTGGCGCCCAATTCCGCCGCTCTTCCGGCTGCCATCATTCCCGCCGGTCCGCCGCCGATAACCGCCACGTCAAATATTTCTATGGTTTCTTGCATAAAAAATTAAAATTAATATCTTCTGGGTTTATGAAATCTATATGATCGATAATCATCTCTGTTTTTTGGCGCCGTATTTTCCCGTCTTCTTGGCGCTTCTGTTTTTTGTTGCGTTAATCCTTTTCTCATTGGAGGAAGTTCCGGAGTTTTTGAAATTGGAATATTTTTTCTGACCAAACGTTCAATGTCCCGCAATTCCCCTCTTTGATATGGAGTGGCAAACGATATGGCGTGTCCGACCGCTCCGGCTCGCGCTGTTCGGCCGATGCGATGCACATAATCTTCGCTGTTTTCCGGCAAATCATAATTGATAACCAATTCAATGCCGACAACATCCACTCCGCGAGACGCGACATCGGTCGCAACCAATACTCTGTATTTTCCGGTTTTAAATCCGGTAAGCGCTTCTCTGCGCTGGCCAAGAGATCGGTTTGAATGAATTTCATTTGCCGTATATCCCAAAGACTGAATTGATTCGTTTAATTTTTTCGCGCCGTGTTTTGTCCGCGTAAAAATAAGGACCGATCCTTTATATTGCGTTAATAATTTTTCCAATAATGGAAATTTATCTTGTTGCGGAATAATAAAAATTTCTTGCGTAACTTTATCCACGGTTGTTCCGGTCGGCGCGACTTCAATTTGTATCGGAAGTTTCATGTAAGTTTTTGCCATGGTCAAAATTTCAGCCGGCATGGTGGCGGAAAAAAGCATGGTTTGTCTTTCCGGAGAAATTGCCTGAAATATGGTTTTGATTTGCGGCGCAAATCCCATATCCAACATTCGGTCAGCTTCATCCAGGACTGCAATAACCACATTATTAAGCCGAACTGTTCTTTGCTGAAGATGATCATTTAAACGGCCGGGCGTAGCGATAATAATATGAGGGCTTCTGTTTAAAGCGCGAATTTGCGCTCCCATCGGCGCTCCGCCAATAACCACGGCGGTTCTTAATCCCACTGCCGCGCCCACTTTGTATAATGCTTCATCAACTTGCAAAGCAAGTTCGCGAGTAGGAAGAACAACAAGCCCGCAACCTTTTATTTGATTAAGGCGTTGAATCATCGGCAATCCGAAAGCAAGTGTTTTCCCGGTTCCAGTTTGAGCAATACCAACCACATCTTTTCCTTCAAGAGCTATTGGAATTGTTTTTTGTTGAATCGGTGTCGGAACAGTAAGATTTAATTTTAAGAGACTGTTGTAAAGCGCCGGAGCAATGCCGAGTTCGGCAAAATTTTGAACTGCAGTTTGTGGTGAATTTTGAGTCATAAAATATAATTTTAATACATTTAATTAATAAGGTTGAAATGAATTTATTTTTTAACAGCGAATAATTTTTTAAAAATTTTGCGATGATAAACAGAAAAAATAAGAGAAATACACAAAACTACCAAATATACGGGAAAAGCGCACGATGAAAAATTCCATATTTTTATCGCCGCAAAACTTGTAAGCGCATTAAATAACCCGGTGATGTAAGCAGTAACAGTTTCTGTTTCCGGATATTTCCACGATTTTACTAAAGTTGGAATTCCCGCAAATCCATCACTCGCGATCGCGAATATAATTGCGATAATCGGCTCTTTGGTCAAACCCCAAAGAATAAGCGCCAATATTGAACAAAGACCGCAAAGATAATCAAATTTTTCCAATTTCCAATAAGAATTTTTATTTACAAAAGAAGCGACAAAAATTAATAAAGGGCAAAGCCCTGCCATAAAAACAGACAAAACAGACCATCTCACTCCGCTTGAAAGTGCCGCAAAGGTCGCTATTAATGGAGCGACAGACCACATTAACCAAGTAACTTTATTCGGCTTGGTGTTCCCTTTTAAAGTTTCTTTTATATAAGAAAATGCTCCAAATAAATTAACCGCGGCTCCGACAAAAACTAAATATTGCAACATAATTTATTATAACTTTTTTAAAATTTACTTAAAAATCCAGACTCAAAGCCAAATGATCTGATATTACGTCTTGAATGACTTCAAAATTTTTCACTTTTATTTCCGGCGAAACTAAAACATAATCGGCGAATTTTATATCCTTTTTGTAAAGATGGCTCCTGGTTGAAGTAACATTATATTCCTTAATTAAATTTTTCATTGAACTTTCCAATATTGCCATGCTTTTTGTATCCGGAGTCAGATTGAAATCACCGCACAAAATTTTTAAACCGTCAAAATTATCTAAAAATTTCTTTGTATTTTCCGACTGTTCCAATCTTATCGGATTA
The nucleotide sequence above comes from Patescibacteria group bacterium. Encoded proteins:
- a CDS encoding DEAD/DEAH box helicase — translated: MTQNSPQTAVQNFAELGIAPALYNSLLKLNLTVPTPIQQKTIPIALEGKDVVGIAQTGTGKTLAFGLPMIQRLNQIKGCGLVVLPTRELALQVDEALYKVGAAVGLRTAVVIGGAPMGAQIRALNRSPHIIIATPGRLNDHLQQRTVRLNNVVIAVLDEADRMLDMGFAPQIKTIFQAISPERQTMLFSATMPAEILTMAKTYMKLPIQIEVAPTGTTVDKVTQEIFIIPQQDKFPLLEKLLTQYKGSVLIFTRTKHGAKKLNESIQSLGYTANEIHSNRSLGQRREALTGFKTGKYRVLVATDVASRGVDVVGIELVINYDLPENSEDYVHRIGRTARAGAVGHAISFATPYQRGELRDIERLVRKNIPISKTPELPPMRKGLTQQKTEAPRRRENTAPKNRDDYRSYRFHKPRRY
- a CDS encoding DUF523 domain-containing protein, translated to MKIVSACLVGIKCRWDGSAKPCRRVIDLVKRGKAIPVCPGQFGGLTTPRLPAEQKGDKVFTKNKKDVTIEFERGAEIGLRIAQMVNCKQAILKSKSPSCGSGMVYDGTFSGKLIKGDGVFAALLKKHKIKILTEKEIK
- a CDS encoding HAD-IC family P-type ATPase — translated: MNFPQYTIKNIQETFEALKTGQNGISDQEAESRLKTYGFNELKAKENGLLDIFLRQFKSPFFYLLFIAGLIALAVGEKVDALVLFAFIFINVSFGFFQEAKAQKAISLLQKFIPSKVRVRRDGMEKVIDKKYLVPGDIVLLETGSIVPADLRVLETDDFLVDESVLSGESIHLGKILNPLSAETKEVFEAKNIIFAGTSVSSGEAEGIVVGTGKQTAFGEITKLVSGITRESVFEKDILKFYKIILRTVITAVLLIFLANLMIKGTKNIFDFLIFSIALIVSIIPEALPLIITFSFSSGALRLAREKVVVKRLSAVEDLGNIEILCTDKTGTLTKNKLELEEIFAQDKEKLFLYGLLASHYIEDGAQNSLNAFDFSLYEKSSPSVRLNLKNFKKVSFIPFESERLRNTMVVKDKEGKCFLIVRGAPEIILDLSSEFEYGKEKSEVQKEIENHGREGKRILAIAYKELKGEYSEKSEENMTFLGYFCFVDPLKETAKEAIQTAKKLGIQIKMITGDSKEVAGHIAHKVGLVRDVSEVISGKVLDSLPEKEFDEACLKFFIFARISPETKLKIIKSLQKKFEVGFLGEGLNDTPALKIADVGIVVQEAADVPRGAADVILLEKDLRVLIDGIKNGRKIFSNINKYIKCAMASNFGNFYSIAVISLFITFLPMLPIQILLGNLLSDFPLIAIASDTVDTEELKKPKTSRLSNFIGLIIILALVSTAFDFIFFGIFHGIKPAFMQTLWFIESILTELALLFIVRTRHFFLKTKRPSLTLTLLVVLDAIFIVILPFTGLGQKFFHFAAPPINYVLIVFGLVIAYFISSEIVKLFYYRRQKLNLAKI
- a CDS encoding dihydroorotase, coding for MIIDPHVHCRDGKQAYKETIEHVFKIADEQGVNKIFDMPNTTPPILFEKDVKARLKLVPKNRKNDYYLYIGLTANRKQLKEAIKCYDKYREVIGFKLYAGKSAGNLAIISVKDQIKIYKTLSEFEYKGVLAVHCEKESFLKPKLWNPLKPITHCFARPKKAEIESVKDQIKFAKQTNFKGTLYICHVSCPESVELIDRARKEIKITCGVTPHHILWSNEMLKQPDGLLYTTNPPLRDKKDVKKLRKYLKDGKIDWIETDHAPHIIGEKLFSPYCPGYPSLYLYKNFTEKFLPSIGLSKKQIKKITFENIRKTFKII
- a CDS encoding CTP synthase, with product MKTKYIFVMGGVMSGVGKGIAVASIAKILQSKGYRVSAIKIDPYINVDAGTMNPMEHGEAFVTEDGLETDQDLGNYERFLNQNIYKTNYMTTGSVYQSVINRERNLEYGGRCVEVVPDIPNEVIDRIKKAVRATKSEIMIIEIGGTVGEYQNMLFLEAARMMHLKSPQDVIFIMLSFLPVPSKIGEMKTKPTQQAVKTLNSAGIQPDFILARASMPLDKVRKRKISIFCNLNENDVISAPDVTSIYDIPMNFEKDKLGTKILEKFNLKTRKGDLKLWTKAARIMKNAKKTVNIGLVGKYFRTGQFILSDSYISVIEAVKHGCWINNCRPNFVWISTDEIASQGIKILEKLDGVIVPQGWGSRGSEEMIKAIQYCREKKKPYFGLCYGMQMAVIEFARHICKLKKANSEEADPKTPYPVIHIMPNQKEYLAKKQYGGTIRLGAWPCALKKGTKIYNIYQQEKIFERHRHRYEFNNKYREMMVKNGLIIGGTSPDDKLVEAIELNNHPFFVGTQFHPEYKSRFLEPHPLFKAFIKACLGKKSLTLR
- a CDS encoding NAD(P)/FAD-dependent oxidoreductase gives rise to the protein MQETIEIFDVAVIGGGPAGMMAAGRAAELGASVVLLEKNNNLGKKLLMTGKGRCNLTQNQPDNREFIKKIGANGKFLFSSLACFGPEETMQFFKSHNLPLKTERGKRVFPTSDQAEDVLKVLQRYLKENKVKFIYGSEIFDFKLENNRIEKIKLKDGFVQARNYIIATGGKSYPTTGSTGDGYQWAKRMGHTITETDPTLVPIRTNESWIQYLQGLSLKNVAINIFQNNKKQATRFGEMIFTHFGLSGPIILDASREIGELLKKGEVEIEIDFKPALDFKHLDERLKRDFQENANKNFENYLPQLVPKKMIGVIIKLSGIIANTKINAITKEERKILVHLLKEMKVSVVGLMGYDQAIATSGGVSLKEVDSKTMKSKIIDNLFFAGEILDLDGPTGGYNLQICWSTGYAAGTHAAEKIND
- a CDS encoding undecaprenyl-diphosphate phosphatase, coding for MFDFFKAIILGVVEGITEFLPISSTGHLIIVNRWIYFSQDFTKMFDVVIQLGAIFAVIFYFRKQLWPFSHNKEKQAEVIDLWKKTIVGVVPAIILGALLGDFIEKKLFGLLTVSLALIIGGVLLIIIEKRKKESKIFSVAKMSYKIALLIGLIQCLAMIPGISRSAATIIGAMLLGASRLLAVQFSFFLAIPTMVAASGYSLLKYGMAMSKMDILILSTGFVVSFLVAWAVIAFLIKYIQRKNFTPFGYYRIVLGLLVLSLLLLK